The following coding sequences lie in one Capsicum annuum cultivar UCD-10X-F1 chromosome 5, UCD10Xv1.1, whole genome shotgun sequence genomic window:
- the LOC124898584 gene encoding uncharacterized protein LOC124898584 yields the protein MWELWRKTNALKYEGKGVSLHRLIMNVTRQLRMLLKVRKPTLEFSFEWLVILQQLSQLKPTIKAISVLWELPQQRWVKYKTDGVSKGNPGSSSWDFCLRDTNGDLLHVEGAVIKDTNNMEAEAMAILNAARHCHSSKQDKVIIQTDSLLMQKLLMRERGIPWQVEDMIRQIWKLLSTKQV from the coding sequence ATGTGGGAGCTTTGGAGGAAAACAAATGCATTGAAATATGAAGGAAAAGGTGTATCTCTGCATAGGTTGATCATGAATGTAACCAGACAACTGAGGATGCTCCTTAAGGTGAGAAAACCAACACTAGAGTTCTCATTTGAATGGCTAGTCATCCTACAGCAGCTTAGTCAATTAAAGCCTACAATTAAGGCCATATCAGTTCTATGGGAGCTTCCACAACAAAGATGGGTTAAATACAAAACTGATGGGGTCTCAAAAGGAAATCCGGGGAGTAGCTCTTGGGATTTTTGTTTAAGAGACACAAATGGGGACTTACTACATGTAGAAGGAGCAGTAATTAAAGACACAAACAATATGGAAGCAGAGGCTATGGCTATTTTAAATGCAGCTAGACATTGTCATTCATCAAAGCAGGATAAAGTAATCATTCAGACTGATTCTTTGCTAATGCAAAAACTGTTAATGAGGGAACGGGGGATACCATGGCAAGTAGAAGACATGATCAGGCAAATCTGGAAGCTACTTTCAACCAAGCAAGTGTAG
- the LOC124898585 gene encoding uncharacterized protein LOC124898585 — MSIKLVIEGSTVNVISAYTSKVGLYEKEKQDFWEVLDEVVSSIPSTEILVVGGYFNGHIGSLSRGYDDVHGNFSFGERNEEGASFLNFSRAFSCIRETAREGSGASRGRSSKYRGDWWWNKGVTRKVESKKVAYTKLVEIKDDEKRETNKEEYKVSRIEAKLAVMAAKITAFESLYVALEEKDKDKKLYRLSKAREQRACDLDQVKCIKGEDGTVLVKDALIREKLQSYFHTLLNDEEDKRFVLGDLEKSKECRDCGYCRRIKFEEVKRTIRRMRWGRVIGPDEISVDF, encoded by the exons atgtctattaagttggtcattgaagGGTCTACGGTGAACGTTATTAGTGCCTACACCTCGAAAGTAGGTTTGTACGAGAAAGAGAAGCAGGActtttgggaggttttagatgaggtggtgagtAGCATCCCGAGCACTGAGATACTTGTCGTGGGAGGGTATTTCAATGGGCATATCGGGTCTTTGTcgagaggttatgatgatgtaCATGGCAATTTTAGTTTTGGGGAGCGGAATGAAGAAGGAgcttcttttttgaatttttctagggcttttag TTGCATTAGAGAGACTGCTAGAGAGGGGTCGGGTGCCTCAAGAGGTCGATCTAGCAAGTATCGaggagactggtggtggaataaaggGGTTACGAgaaaggtggagtctaagaaaGTGGCTTATACTAAGTTGGTTGAGATAAAGGATGATGAGAAAAGAGAGacgaataaggaggagtataaggtaTCTAGAATAGAGGCAAAGTTAGCAGTTATGGCGGCTAAGATAAcagcttttgagagcttataTGTAGCTTTAGAAGAGAAAGACaaagataagaagttgtataggctttcCAAGGCCAGAGAGCAGAGGGCttgtgaccttgaccaagtgaagtgcatcaaaggaGAAGATGGTACAGTGTTGGTTAAGGATGCCCTTATTAGGGAGAAGttgcagtcctattttcatacaCTTTTAAATGATGAGGAGGATAAAAGGTTCGTGTTGGGGGACTTGGAGAAATCTAAAGAGTGTCGCGATTGtggttattgtaggcgtatcaagTTTGAGGAGGTCAAGAGAACTATTCGCAGGATGCGGTGGGGTAGGGTGATAGGGCCAGATGAGATTTCAGTGGATTTTTAG